One genomic segment of Pandoraea thiooxydans includes these proteins:
- a CDS encoding ABC transporter ATP-binding protein, giving the protein MPPKLQTIGLTKSYRDTVALAPTHLSVEAGEFLTLLGPSGSGKTTLLQMISGLVPPSAGQIFIDGRDATGVPAGKRGIGMVFQSYALFPHMNVWDNVAYGLRMRRTGREELRRAVDAALAMVRMQDYAQRFPRELSGGQQQRIALARCFAYRPSIILLDEPLGALDKKLREHMQLEIRRLHRELGATFIYVTHDQDEALTMSDRICLMNQARVEQIGTPAQLYDRPATRFAADFLGHSNLLDGHVEAGEGAIPILRIGEHAVSLQEFSEPPEAGAAVCLLVRPEAAQLTAPGHGRLAGTVDEVVFLGSDTRAIVVLPDARRFSVRCDRRQSPSVGQQVGVTWDAARATLLAC; this is encoded by the coding sequence ATGCCGCCCAAACTCCAGACGATCGGGTTGACCAAATCGTATCGGGACACCGTAGCCTTGGCGCCGACCCACTTGAGCGTCGAGGCTGGCGAGTTTCTCACCTTGCTGGGCCCCTCCGGTTCCGGCAAGACCACGCTGCTGCAGATGATCTCCGGGCTGGTGCCGCCCAGCGCCGGACAGATCTTCATCGACGGTCGTGACGCTACTGGGGTGCCTGCCGGTAAGCGCGGCATCGGCATGGTATTTCAAAGCTATGCGCTGTTTCCGCACATGAATGTCTGGGACAACGTCGCCTACGGCCTGCGCATGCGGCGTACCGGCCGCGAGGAGTTGCGCCGGGCGGTCGACGCTGCGCTGGCAATGGTGCGCATGCAGGACTATGCGCAACGTTTCCCGCGCGAGCTCTCCGGCGGGCAGCAACAGCGCATTGCGCTGGCGCGCTGCTTTGCCTATCGGCCGTCGATCATTCTGCTCGACGAGCCGCTCGGCGCGCTCGACAAGAAGCTGCGCGAACATATGCAACTCGAGATCCGCCGCCTGCATCGCGAGTTGGGGGCGACTTTCATTTACGTCACACACGATCAGGACGAGGCACTGACGATGTCCGACCGCATCTGCCTGATGAATCAGGCCCGCGTCGAGCAGATCGGCACGCCAGCGCAACTGTATGACCGCCCGGCCACGCGCTTTGCGGCGGACTTCCTGGGGCACTCCAACTTGCTCGACGGCCATGTCGAGGCGGGCGAGGGCGCGATTCCGATCTTGCGCATCGGCGAGCACGCCGTCTCGCTGCAGGAATTTTCGGAGCCGCCCGAGGCCGGCGCGGCAGTCTGCCTGCTGGTTCGGCCCGAGGCCGCGCAACTGACGGCGCCCGGGCATGGCCGGCTCGCCGGCACGGTCGACGAGGTGGTTTTCCTCGGCAGCGATACGCGGGCGATTGTCGTGCTGCCTGACGCCCGCCGGTTCAGCGTACGCTGCGACCGCCGCCAATCGCCGAGCGTGGGCCAGCAGGTGGGCGTGACCTGGGACGCGGCGCGCGCGACGCTGCTGGCTTGCTGA
- a CDS encoding ABC transporter permease subunit codes for MARPSAWRRRVAALRGNLLPALPALLFLLVFFVTPVAQILRGGFEGAGGAIGLGQFARIMHTPVYAKVLWTTFWISLLTAALSVVLGYPVAYLLSRLGSRARQRWLLWIMLPFWTSYLVKTYAWMLLLSKSGVLSTLALGLGLVSNTSGVVPSLTGVLIGMVHGMLPLAVMTMLPIMRGISDQLVQAAQTLGADRAMGFFTIFLPLSAPSAAAAGLLVFITSLGFFIVPSLLGTPHQTMIAQLVISSVLELFDLHFAGALATVLLLCALVVFVVYDKLVGLSSLSGEAPQHSRRVRGGRAMPLLIGAGRLAGRLPGSARGREADAAGPLKAICAVLVAALVLPVFAVIPVAFTRSAFVAFPPKLFSLKWFVKFLTSEVWQSALIRSFEVGLSTAALALLLGFGATLALARLAPRWTKPLFAFFIAPLIVPRIVIAVGLLYLLADVHLVGTNLGLIVGHTVLALPYVVVTLAAAFRAFDWQLDDAARILGASAPARLRTVLLPLLLTSLGAAFLFAFIVSFDDLTIAIFVSGGIKTTLPKQMWDSIQLAVTPTLAAAATSLVVLIALLVSIFSLFKRQSR; via the coding sequence ATGGCCAGGCCGTCGGCCTGGCGCAGGCGCGTCGCCGCGCTGCGCGGCAATCTGCTGCCGGCGCTGCCGGCCTTGCTGTTCCTGCTGGTGTTTTTCGTCACGCCGGTCGCGCAGATCCTGCGCGGTGGCTTCGAAGGCGCTGGCGGTGCGATCGGTCTCGGCCAGTTCGCGCGCATCATGCACACGCCGGTTTATGCGAAGGTGCTGTGGACGACCTTCTGGATCTCGCTGCTGACGGCGGCCCTGTCGGTGGTGCTCGGTTATCCGGTCGCGTATCTGCTCAGTCGCCTGGGCTCGCGGGCGCGGCAGCGCTGGTTGCTGTGGATCATGCTGCCGTTCTGGACCAGTTATCTGGTCAAAACCTATGCGTGGATGCTGCTGTTGTCGAAAAGCGGCGTTTTATCCACGCTGGCGTTAGGCCTGGGCCTGGTCAGCAATACCAGCGGTGTCGTTCCGTCGCTCACCGGCGTGCTGATCGGTATGGTTCACGGTATGCTGCCGCTGGCCGTGATGACCATGCTGCCGATCATGCGGGGCATCAGCGACCAGCTCGTGCAGGCCGCGCAAACGCTCGGGGCCGACCGGGCGATGGGATTTTTCACGATATTCCTGCCGCTGTCCGCGCCAAGCGCCGCGGCCGCCGGCCTGCTGGTGTTCATCACCAGCCTGGGTTTCTTCATCGTGCCGTCGCTGCTGGGCACCCCGCATCAGACGATGATTGCGCAACTGGTGATCTCTTCGGTGCTCGAACTGTTCGATCTGCATTTTGCCGGAGCGCTGGCCACCGTACTGCTGCTGTGTGCGCTGGTGGTGTTCGTGGTCTACGACAAGCTGGTTGGCCTGTCCTCGCTCAGCGGCGAGGCGCCGCAGCACTCCAGGCGCGTGCGCGGCGGCCGCGCCATGCCGCTGTTGATCGGCGCGGGCCGTCTTGCCGGCCGGCTGCCGGGCAGTGCCCGGGGGCGCGAGGCCGACGCAGCCGGGCCGCTCAAAGCGATCTGCGCGGTGTTGGTGGCAGCGCTCGTGTTACCGGTGTTTGCGGTGATCCCGGTCGCGTTTACGCGCAGCGCTTTCGTTGCGTTCCCGCCCAAGCTGTTCAGTCTGAAATGGTTCGTGAAATTCCTTACCTCGGAGGTCTGGCAAAGTGCGCTGATCCGCTCGTTTGAAGTCGGCCTGTCGACCGCGGCGCTGGCGCTGCTTTTGGGCTTCGGCGCGACCCTGGCGCTGGCGCGCCTGGCGCCGCGTTGGACCAAACCGCTGTTCGCCTTTTTCATCGCACCGCTGATCGTGCCGCGCATCGTGATCGCCGTTGGTCTGCTGTATCTGTTAGCCGACGTGCATTTGGTGGGGACCAATCTGGGCCTGATCGTCGGTCATACCGTGCTGGCCTTGCCGTATGTGGTGGTGACGCTCGCTGCGGCGTTTCGCGCTTTCGATTGGCAGCTCGACGATGCCGCCAGGATTCTCGGGGCATCGGCTCCCGCGCGCCTTCGCACCGTGTTGCTGCCGCTGCTGTTGACCAGTCTGGGGGCGGCATTTCTGTTTGCATTCATCGTGTCGTTCGACGACCTGACGATCGCGATCTTCGTCAGCGGCGGCATCAAGACGACCTTGCCCAAGCAGATGTGGGACAGCATTCAATTGGCCGTCACGCCGACCTTGGCCGCGGCTGCAACCTCGTTGGTGGTGCTCATCGCGCTGCTCGTTTCGATTTTCTCTCTCTTCAAACGTCAGAGTCGGTAA
- a CDS encoding AMP-binding protein: protein MHPYPDYFPQRFAADQLDAAPLIFAGLSADTERPIVVFDGQAIARSSLRQQVAGWQAWLRARGLHSGDRVAVMLENSAEQIALIYALILGGLIWVPVNTKLRGMGLRYLMEHAEPRLLVSETGFDDVLDEAGVQPSVRVRLACAAAELPRDAALAAPAARHDDPLCIIYTSGTTGAPKGVIFTHRMMRISGEAALLVADARPADRMFLWEPLCHIGGAQMLLLPFLEDVELHVVSRFSASQFWSQFTRARATQLHYLGGILDILMRLPADAQPANHTLRVAWGAGVTAGTWQAIRERLKCELRECYGMTECSSFATLNDTGKPGSIGRPLPWLRLELLDDEGREVPPGQSGEIVLSSDVDGVFLAGYLHNEAATRAALRDGKLFTGDAARRDADGDLFFVGRRTDSMRVRGENVSAWEIERVFAAHPAVHMSAALGVASSVGEQEILLYVQFRENAAPEWPELAEWAAKALASFQLPRYYRRVEHFETTPSERIKKHLLARDLDDAWDRLA, encoded by the coding sequence ATGCATCCTTATCCTGACTATTTTCCGCAGCGCTTCGCGGCGGATCAGCTCGACGCCGCGCCGTTGATTTTCGCTGGACTCTCGGCCGACACCGAGCGCCCGATCGTCGTGTTCGACGGCCAGGCCATCGCCAGGTCGTCGTTGCGACAACAGGTCGCCGGCTGGCAGGCGTGGCTGCGCGCGCGCGGCTTGCACAGCGGCGACCGTGTCGCAGTCATGCTCGAGAACAGCGCCGAGCAGATCGCGCTGATCTACGCTTTGATACTCGGCGGGCTGATTTGGGTGCCGGTCAACACGAAACTGCGAGGCATGGGGCTGCGCTACCTGATGGAGCATGCCGAGCCGCGCCTGCTGGTGAGCGAGACGGGCTTCGATGACGTGCTCGACGAGGCGGGCGTGCAGCCCTCCGTGCGCGTGCGCCTGGCGTGCGCGGCGGCAGAATTGCCCCGGGATGCCGCGCTGGCCGCGCCTGCCGCACGGCATGACGATCCGCTGTGCATCATCTACACGTCGGGCACCACCGGGGCGCCAAAAGGCGTGATCTTTACCCATCGGATGATGCGCATCTCGGGTGAGGCCGCGCTGCTGGTGGCCGATGCACGCCCGGCCGACCGAATGTTTCTGTGGGAGCCGCTGTGTCATATCGGCGGGGCACAGATGCTGCTGCTGCCATTTCTGGAGGACGTGGAGCTGCACGTCGTGAGCCGCTTCTCGGCCAGCCAGTTCTGGTCGCAATTCACGCGCGCGCGGGCGACGCAACTGCATTATCTTGGCGGCATTCTGGACATTCTGATGCGCTTGCCGGCCGATGCGCAGCCGGCCAACCATACGCTGCGCGTGGCCTGGGGCGCGGGCGTGACGGCCGGTACCTGGCAGGCAATTCGCGAGCGCTTGAAGTGCGAGCTGCGGGAGTGCTACGGCATGACGGAATGCTCGAGTTTTGCCACGCTCAACGACACCGGCAAACCCGGTTCCATTGGACGCCCGCTGCCGTGGCTGCGGCTCGAGTTGCTCGATGACGAAGGCCGCGAAGTGCCGCCTGGGCAAAGCGGCGAGATCGTTTTGTCGAGCGATGTCGACGGCGTGTTTCTGGCCGGCTATCTGCACAATGAGGCGGCCACGCGCGCTGCGCTGCGCGACGGCAAACTGTTCACGGGCGATGCCGCGCGGCGCGATGCCGATGGCGATCTGTTCTTCGTGGGGCGGCGCACGGACAGCATGCGCGTGCGCGGCGAGAATGTGTCCGCCTGGGAGATCGAGCGCGTTTTCGCCGCGCATCCGGCGGTGCACATGTCGGCCGCGCTGGGTGTCGCATCGTCGGTTGGCGAGCAAGAGATTTTGCTGTACGTGCAGTTTCGCGAGAATGCCGCGCCGGAGTGGCCGGAGCTGGCGGAATGGGCCGCGAAAGCCCTGGCCAGTTTCCAATTGCCCCGCTATTATCGGCGGGTCGAGCACTTCGAAACGACCCCGAGCGAGCGCATCAAAAAGCACCTGCTCGCACGCGACCTCGACGACGCATGGGACAGGCTGGCTTGA
- a CDS encoding IclR family transcriptional regulator, translating into MVTKAKTPPAKSVEPGVKGIAPIDPALTESSLYVQSVEKAMKVLTAFDGTKRQLTLSEIAALTGFDVSTAQRFTYTLTVLGYLSKDAERKTYELSPRLLDFTYHYLTSSELVSRAAPYLQQLGSETEEATNLTVLDDTDIVFVLRIVSRNVFNANVIVGSRLPAYCTAPGLAILSTLPEAQVDDILSRTHLVAHTPSTVTSVKKIKERLAVIRRTGYAHTEDEYFMGDISTAAPIRGSHGRGIGAVNIAVARPRWNAERDERRFADLVISTASAISQHRRFEQG; encoded by the coding sequence ATGGTGACCAAAGCCAAGACACCTCCCGCCAAGTCAGTCGAACCTGGTGTCAAGGGAATTGCGCCGATTGATCCGGCACTGACCGAATCGTCACTGTACGTGCAGTCGGTCGAAAAGGCGATGAAGGTCCTGACCGCATTCGACGGGACGAAGCGGCAACTGACCCTGTCTGAAATCGCGGCACTGACGGGTTTCGACGTCAGCACCGCGCAGCGCTTCACTTACACGCTGACCGTGCTCGGTTATCTGAGCAAGGATGCCGAACGCAAGACTTACGAGCTATCGCCTCGCCTGCTCGATTTCACCTATCACTACCTGACCTCGAGCGAACTGGTCAGCCGCGCGGCGCCTTACTTGCAGCAACTTGGCTCAGAGACCGAGGAAGCCACCAATCTGACCGTGCTCGACGACACCGACATCGTGTTTGTGCTGCGTATCGTCAGCCGCAATGTCTTCAATGCCAACGTCATCGTCGGCTCGCGACTGCCGGCCTACTGCACTGCGCCCGGCCTGGCGATCCTCTCGACACTGCCGGAAGCTCAGGTCGACGATATTCTGTCCCGTACCCACCTCGTTGCGCACACGCCCTCGACCGTGACCAGTGTCAAGAAAATCAAGGAGCGGCTCGCCGTGATCCGGCGCACTGGCTATGCGCATACCGAAGACGAATACTTCATGGGAGACATCTCCACCGCGGCGCCGATCCGGGGATCCCATGGCCGGGGCATTGGCGCCGTCAATATCGCCGTGGCTCGCCCGCGCTGGAACGCCGAGCGGGATGAACGGCGCTTCGCCGACCTCGTTATTTCGACGGCCTCGGCCATTTCCCAGCACCGACGATTCGAGCAAGGATGA
- a CDS encoding 2-dehydropantoate 2-reductase — protein MKICIYGAGAIGGYMGAKLAMAGADVSFVARGKHLAAMQERGVRLREEGVEHTVPVRCTDNPAELGPQDYLLITLKAHSVPPVVEAMQPLLGPDTAVVTGINGIPYWYFHEYGGELAGTVLHSVDPGGKQWHGLGPQRAIGCVLYPATEIVEPGVIKHVYGKKFPIGEPSGARTPRVERLHEIMTRAGLEAPIREDIRDEIWLKLWGNLCFNPISALTHATLDVIAGDPGTRALAKTMMLEAQGIAEHLGAHFRVGVERRIDGAGAVGAHKTSMLQDLLHGRPMEIDPLLTVVQEMGRLAQMPTPTIDIVLALIKQRERMALAA, from the coding sequence ATGAAGATCTGCATCTATGGTGCCGGCGCGATCGGCGGCTATATGGGCGCGAAGTTGGCGATGGCCGGTGCCGACGTGAGTTTCGTGGCGCGCGGCAAGCATCTGGCGGCAATGCAGGAGCGCGGTGTGCGGCTGCGAGAGGAGGGCGTCGAGCATACGGTGCCGGTGCGTTGCACCGACAACCCGGCTGAACTCGGTCCGCAGGACTACCTTCTCATTACCCTCAAAGCCCACTCGGTGCCGCCTGTGGTCGAAGCCATGCAGCCGCTGCTCGGACCCGACACCGCGGTGGTGACCGGCATCAACGGCATCCCGTACTGGTATTTTCACGAATATGGCGGCGAACTGGCCGGCACGGTGCTGCATAGCGTCGATCCGGGCGGCAAGCAGTGGCATGGGCTGGGCCCGCAGCGCGCGATTGGTTGCGTGCTTTATCCGGCAACGGAAATCGTCGAGCCAGGCGTGATCAAGCATGTGTATGGAAAGAAGTTCCCGATCGGCGAACCGAGCGGGGCGCGCACGCCGCGCGTCGAGCGGTTGCACGAAATCATGACCCGTGCCGGACTGGAGGCGCCGATTCGCGAAGACATCCGCGACGAAATCTGGCTCAAGTTGTGGGGCAATCTCTGCTTCAACCCGATCAGCGCGCTCACGCATGCCACGCTGGACGTGATTGCCGGCGACCCGGGCACGCGTGCGCTGGCCAAAACCATGATGCTCGAGGCCCAGGGTATTGCCGAGCATCTCGGTGCGCATTTCCGGGTCGGCGTGGAACGTCGCATCGACGGCGCCGGCGCGGTCGGCGCCCACAAGACGTCGATGCTGCAGGATCTGCTGCATGGCCGTCCGATGGAAATCGACCCGCTTCTGACCGTGGTTCAGGAAATGGGGCGGCTGGCCCAAATGCCGACGCCCACCATCGATATCGTTCTTGCTCTGATCAAACAGCGGGAGCGCATGGCGCTAGCCGCCTGA
- a CDS encoding GntR family transcriptional regulator, with protein MSAEAHSEIRSNALALSLQPINAGASLRDQAYAMLKQAIADADIYQSREPVRLDERVLSEALGVSRTPIREAMTLLEQEGFLRTVPRRGIYIQRKTKREIVEMIQMWGALESMAARLATLHASDEEIAALRHMFDDFRDTTPAEHIQEYSDANIAFHQAIVELSKSQIILETIKNLFVHVRAIRKLTISQSDRASRSIVDHLRIIEALEKRDTELAEKLVRQHSLDLADYVEAHCDFLD; from the coding sequence ATGTCCGCTGAAGCCCACTCCGAGATCCGTTCGAACGCGCTAGCGTTGTCGCTGCAGCCTATCAACGCCGGCGCCAGCCTGCGCGATCAGGCGTATGCCATGCTCAAGCAGGCGATCGCCGATGCAGATATCTACCAGTCGCGGGAGCCTGTGCGCCTGGATGAACGGGTGCTCAGCGAGGCGCTCGGCGTCAGCCGGACACCCATTCGGGAGGCGATGACGCTGCTCGAGCAAGAGGGCTTTCTGCGCACCGTGCCGCGGCGTGGCATATATATTCAGCGCAAAACCAAGCGGGAAATCGTCGAGATGATCCAGATGTGGGGCGCGCTGGAGAGCATGGCCGCACGCCTGGCTACACTGCACGCCAGTGACGAGGAGATTGCCGCGCTGCGTCATATGTTCGACGATTTTCGCGACACGACGCCTGCCGAGCACATTCAGGAGTACTCCGACGCCAATATCGCCTTTCACCAGGCGATCGTCGAACTGTCGAAATCGCAGATCATTCTCGAGACCATCAAGAATCTTTTTGTGCATGTGCGGGCGATCCGCAAGCTGACGATATCGCAAAGCGATCGTGCGTCGCGCTCGATTGTCGACCACCTCCGTATCATCGAGGCGCTGGAAAAGCGTGATACCGAGTTGGCTGAAAAACTGGTTCGCCAACATTCGCTCGACCTCGCCGACTACGTCGAGGCTCACTGCGATTTCCTCGACTGA